A stretch of Chitinophaga caeni DNA encodes these proteins:
- the porL gene encoding type IX secretion system motor protein PorL/GldL, which translates to MAMNPKSAKWLNFFVCIAAAVVIVGAMFKLMHWPLAGHMLVVGLSTEALVFLVYAFVPDGSAPAPAAPAYTGSPAVAGLDQMLQEADITPTNLKRLSENFSKLGSTVDKMKDISDVVAVTGDYTAKTKEAANAIGSLTQTYANAAAAVSTFNSASESTRNFHEQVQSMTKNMASLNAIYELELQDTNNHLKAMNGFYSNLLKASEAMTGSVDDAKKTQEQISQLAKNLSNLNTVYGNMLTAMQGK; encoded by the coding sequence ATGGCTATGAATCCTAAATCAGCGAAATGGCTTAATTTCTTCGTGTGTATCGCGGCAGCTGTCGTGATCGTGGGTGCGATGTTTAAATTGATGCACTGGCCTCTTGCCGGCCATATGCTTGTAGTAGGTTTGTCTACTGAAGCATTGGTATTCTTGGTATATGCCTTTGTACCGGATGGAAGTGCGCCTGCGCCTGCTGCACCTGCATATACTGGTTCCCCGGCTGTTGCTGGCTTGGATCAGATGTTGCAAGAGGCAGATATTACGCCTACAAATCTGAAAAGATTAAGCGAAAATTTCTCAAAACTGGGTTCTACTGTAGATAAAATGAAAGACATCAGCGATGTGGTAGCCGTTACCGGCGATTACACCGCCAAAACTAAAGAAGCGGCCAATGCAATCGGTTCTTTAACACAAACCTATGCAAATGCTGCTGCAGCAGTGTCTACATTTAATTCTGCATCAGAATCTACCCGCAACTTCCACGAGCAAGTACAGTCAATGACAAAAAACATGGCTTCTTTGAATGCCATTTATGAATTGGAATTGCAAGATACTAATAACCACCTCAAAGCGATGAATGGCTTCTACAGTAACTTGTTGAAGGCTTCTGAAGCAATGACCGGTAGCGTGGATGATGCTAAGAAAACGCAAGAACAAATTTCACAGTTGGCTAAAAACTTGAGTAATTTGAATACCGTTTACGGTAATATGTTGACTGCAATGCAAGGTAAATAG
- a CDS encoding thioredoxin domain-containing protein, with amino-acid sequence MREYSNHLIHETSPYLLQHAHNPVEWYPWGEAALERAKQENKPILVSIGYAACHWCHVMERESFEDEATARIMNEHFINIKIDREERPDLDHIYMDAVQAMSGSGGWPLNVFLLPDKKPFYGGTYFPPVKAYKRPSWQEVLLAINDAFHNRRTDIEQQAATLVEHLAQSNQFGMQAQPKLDLKLPLEELFTKSQLDTIAQNILAQSDNTWGGFGKAPKFPGTFNIQYLLKYYHVYGDEAALKQALLSLDKMLQGGIYDQLGGGFARYSTDEQWLAPHFEKMLYDNALLVDVLCDAYQMTGNQVYADTVAHTLQFVQREMTSLEGLFYAALDADSEGVEGKFYTWQKAEVEAVLGDAAGIFCEYYGVTEGGNWEETNILWVQEPLEAFAKSRALDPETTANSLAESRAKMLKAREERVRPGLDDKAILSWNALMIHAYCKAYASLGIDAYRQAAITAADAIWAYFKQGGEEGMLLYHTFKNGQAKYPAFLDDYAYFVRSLIALQEVTGSLEYLNKATQLTEHINRLFVDEQGIYYYYTAERQEDVIVRKKEIYDGATPSGNAIMAQNLLYLSIVFDNKQYRDQAIGMISRLSQTITRYPTSFGIWANLMLQLLDGTREIAVVGKDYKLRMQEAHQYFIPFKVLIGADSDQKSIPLLEGREVPGDTLVYLCKDYHCIKPVHYIKEIINLI; translated from the coding sequence ATGCGGGAATATTCCAATCATTTAATACATGAAACAAGTCCTTACCTGTTGCAGCATGCCCATAACCCGGTAGAATGGTATCCTTGGGGAGAAGCAGCGCTGGAAAGGGCAAAACAAGAGAATAAGCCTATCTTGGTAAGTATCGGTTATGCCGCATGCCATTGGTGCCATGTAATGGAAAGGGAAAGCTTTGAAGACGAGGCCACGGCCCGGATTATGAATGAGCATTTCATTAATATAAAAATTGATCGTGAAGAGCGGCCGGACCTGGATCATATCTATATGGATGCAGTACAGGCCATGAGCGGTTCCGGGGGATGGCCCCTGAATGTATTCTTATTGCCAGATAAAAAGCCGTTTTACGGCGGAACATATTTTCCTCCTGTAAAAGCTTATAAGCGGCCATCTTGGCAAGAAGTACTACTGGCTATTAACGATGCATTTCATAACCGCAGAACTGATATCGAACAGCAAGCAGCGACCCTCGTTGAGCACCTCGCCCAATCCAATCAATTCGGCATGCAAGCCCAGCCTAAATTGGATCTGAAATTACCGCTGGAAGAACTTTTTACGAAATCCCAATTGGATACTATTGCTCAAAACATCTTAGCACAATCAGACAATACCTGGGGGGGCTTTGGGAAAGCACCTAAATTTCCCGGAACATTTAACATTCAATACTTATTGAAATATTATCATGTTTACGGGGATGAGGCAGCACTGAAACAAGCATTACTCAGTCTTGATAAAATGCTCCAGGGCGGGATATACGACCAGTTAGGGGGAGGTTTTGCACGCTATTCTACTGATGAACAGTGGTTGGCTCCACATTTTGAGAAGATGTTGTACGATAATGCCTTGTTAGTAGATGTACTTTGCGATGCTTATCAAATGACCGGCAACCAGGTCTATGCCGATACGGTCGCGCATACATTACAATTTGTTCAACGGGAGATGACATCGCTCGAAGGACTATTTTATGCCGCGCTGGATGCCGATTCTGAAGGTGTTGAAGGGAAGTTTTATACCTGGCAAAAAGCGGAAGTTGAGGCCGTATTAGGTGATGCGGCCGGTATATTCTGCGAGTATTACGGGGTGACGGAAGGAGGGAATTGGGAAGAAACCAATATCTTATGGGTACAAGAGCCATTGGAAGCTTTCGCGAAAAGCAGGGCGCTGGATCCCGAAACAACGGCCAACAGCCTGGCGGAAAGCAGGGCCAAGATGCTAAAAGCCAGGGAAGAGCGGGTTCGGCCGGGCTTGGATGATAAAGCAATCCTATCTTGGAATGCATTAATGATTCATGCTTATTGTAAAGCTTATGCGAGCCTTGGGATTGACGCATATAGACAAGCGGCTATTACAGCAGCAGATGCTATTTGGGCATATTTTAAGCAAGGCGGCGAGGAAGGCATGTTGTTATACCATACCTTTAAAAACGGCCAGGCAAAATACCCTGCATTTTTGGATGATTATGCTTATTTTGTACGCTCACTCATTGCATTACAAGAAGTTACGGGAAGCTTAGAATATTTAAATAAAGCAACACAATTGACGGAGCATATCAACCGTTTATTTGTTGACGAGCAAGGTATATACTATTATTACACGGCAGAGCGGCAGGAAGACGTAATTGTTCGGAAAAAAGAGATCTACGACGGGGCTACCCCTAGCGGGAATGCTATCATGGCCCAAAACCTTCTCTATTTATCTATTGTATTTGATAATAAGCAGTACCGTGACCAGGCCATAGGCATGATTTCGCGCCTATCCCAGACAATAACCAGGTATCCTACATCGTTTGGGATATGGGCAAATTTGATGTTACAACTGTTAGACGGCACCCGGGAGATTGCGGTAGTTGGGAAGGATTATAAACTGCGGATGCAGGAAGCCCACCAATATTTTATCCCCTTCAAAGTCTTGATAGGGGCTGATTCAGACCAGAAATCGATTCCCTTGCTGGAAGGTCGGGAGGTGCCTGGCGATACCCTGGTATACCTGTGTAAAGATTATCATTGCATTAAACCTGTTCATTATATAAAAGAAATTATTAATTTAATATAG
- the porN gene encoding type IX secretion system ring subunit PorN/GldN, with protein MRAVIFKKFTWIALGVFFLIAVDADAQRRRRASESNNTGTNNETVTNPATGNEVATPPPPANVPATAPAPYQAADTPRVSLRVNGITAKNANRDRIPLEYDHIREDDEFWEKEIWQVIDIREKMNLPFQYNVEDENGVNQLFINILLNSIKNNEVEAFNPIDDRFTTTMSYQEIMTKLTGEEKNVRSIDPVTGEETWVKTRDEFNPETIKQYKIREIWVFDKEASALKVRILGIAPLVSRLNEDGSLRGTIPLFWVYYPDLRPVLARFDVYNQNNDAATMSWEDLFEMRFFTSYVVKEKNPYNREIKDYIKDGVMRLLEGQAIKDRIFNKEQDFWEY; from the coding sequence ATGCGAGCAGTAATATTCAAAAAATTCACTTGGATCGCGTTAGGGGTTTTCTTCCTAATCGCTGTAGATGCTGATGCACAAAGAAGGAGAAGGGCTTCTGAAAGCAACAATACCGGTACCAATAACGAAACGGTAACCAACCCTGCTACCGGAAACGAGGTGGCAACACCTCCGCCCCCTGCAAATGTGCCAGCTACAGCACCGGCTCCTTACCAAGCTGCGGATACTCCCCGCGTGTCTCTCCGCGTGAATGGTATTACTGCGAAAAACGCGAATAGGGATCGGATACCACTGGAGTATGATCACATCCGTGAAGATGACGAATTTTGGGAGAAAGAGATCTGGCAAGTGATCGATATCCGCGAAAAGATGAACTTACCTTTCCAATACAACGTGGAAGACGAAAATGGTGTTAACCAATTGTTCATCAACATCCTTCTCAACTCCATTAAGAATAATGAAGTGGAAGCTTTCAACCCGATCGACGATCGCTTCACTACGACGATGTCTTATCAAGAGATCATGACAAAGTTGACCGGGGAAGAGAAGAATGTAAGGAGTATAGACCCCGTAACCGGTGAAGAAACCTGGGTGAAAACCCGCGATGAGTTTAACCCGGAAACCATTAAGCAATACAAGATCAGGGAAATATGGGTGTTTGATAAAGAAGCGTCCGCACTGAAAGTGAGAATCCTTGGAATCGCTCCATTGGTTTCACGCTTGAATGAAGATGGCAGCCTCCGGGGAACCATTCCTTTGTTCTGGGTGTATTATCCCGATCTACGTCCTGTTTTGGCTCGTTTCGATGTGTATAACCAAAACAATGATGCTGCTACAATGAGCTGGGAAGACTTGTTCGAAATGCGTTTCTTTACAAGCTATGTAGTTAAAGAGAAGAATCCGTATAACCGCGAAATTAAAGACTATATTAAAGATGGCGTAATGCGCTTGCTGGAAGGACAGGCGATCAAGGACCGCATATTTAATAAAGAACAAGATTTCTGGGAATACTAG
- the porK gene encoding T9SS ring complex lipoprotein PorK/GldK — protein MKLNFLKGMLAILLVILAGCGGGKKAPKNAQGQLIGVSPRPKYTPPVPIGMVYVPSGTFHMGPSDEDVNYAFTARNKAISISGFYMDATEITNNEYRQFVEWVRDSIAHILLGHVTNVDGQDFIDWKQKINWKDPATIEQLDALIYAADDRLYGRKEVDIRKLKYHAETFNFDKAKLLENKDKPRSSFIEKKDVAIYPDTLCWIRDFSYAYNEPMTRMYFWHPAFDNYPVVGVNWHQANAFCEWRSRFWEDYRRSKGLFTEDKFQLPSEAQWEYAARGGREQAPYPWGGVYIRNKNGCLLANFKPGRGNYPDDGGFYTVRADAYFPNDYGLYNMAGNVAEWTQDVFYQNAYSFTSDMNPYLRKDIKDTDPPKMKRKVVRGGSWKDIGYFLQNGTRSYEYQDSAKSYIGFRCTIAFLSRSRNDFSRH, from the coding sequence ATGAAGCTTAATTTTTTGAAAGGGATGTTGGCTATACTTTTAGTGATTCTTGCAGGTTGTGGTGGTGGAAAAAAAGCCCCCAAAAATGCGCAAGGCCAATTAATTGGTGTCAGTCCAAGACCTAAGTATACGCCTCCCGTACCTATCGGAATGGTGTACGTGCCTTCTGGAACTTTCCATATGGGACCCAGCGATGAAGACGTGAACTATGCTTTTACAGCTAGGAACAAAGCGATCTCCATCTCTGGCTTTTACATGGATGCTACTGAAATCACGAACAACGAGTACCGACAATTTGTAGAATGGGTTAGAGATTCTATTGCTCATATCCTGTTGGGGCATGTAACCAACGTGGATGGCCAGGATTTTATCGACTGGAAACAGAAGATTAACTGGAAGGATCCTGCTACGATTGAGCAATTGGATGCGTTGATTTATGCAGCCGACGACCGTTTGTACGGCCGTAAAGAGGTGGATATCCGCAAGTTGAAATACCATGCGGAAACATTCAACTTTGATAAGGCTAAGTTGTTGGAAAACAAGGACAAACCCCGTTCTTCTTTCATTGAGAAAAAAGATGTGGCCATATATCCTGATACATTATGCTGGATACGTGACTTCTCTTATGCATATAACGAACCGATGACCCGTATGTATTTTTGGCATCCGGCATTCGATAATTACCCGGTGGTGGGCGTAAATTGGCACCAAGCCAATGCCTTCTGTGAATGGCGCAGCCGTTTCTGGGAAGATTATAGAAGGAGCAAGGGCTTGTTTACCGAGGATAAATTCCAATTGCCTTCGGAAGCGCAGTGGGAATATGCTGCCAGGGGTGGCCGCGAACAAGCGCCTTATCCTTGGGGTGGTGTTTACATCCGCAACAAGAACGGTTGCTTGTTAGCAAACTTTAAGCCGGGCAGGGGTAACTACCCTGATGATGGCGGTTTCTATACCGTTAGGGCGGATGCTTACTTCCCGAACGATTACGGATTGTACAATATGGCCGGAAACGTGGCAGAATGGACACAAGACGTATTCTATCAAAATGCTTACTCGTTTACTTCCGATATGAACCCTTATTTAAGGAAAGATATTAAGGATACAGATCCTCCAAAGATGAAACGCAAGGTAGTTAGAGGTGGTTCATGGAAAGATATCGGGTATTTCTTGCAGAATGGAACACGGTCCTACGAGTATCAAGACAGCGCCAAATCTTACATCGGCTTCCGTTGTACGATCGCGTTCTTGAGCCGCTCTAGGAATGATTTTAGTCGTCATTGA
- the porM gene encoding type IX secretion system motor protein PorM/GldM yields MALPKDPRQKMINFMYLVLTAMLALNVSAEILNAFDIVNNSILTSNKVVEEKNDRTYKIFAKQLADDPEKVGPFKKKADNVKVAADSMFNYLEGMKSDLVRLSGGLNDEGELKNKGEQNVVSQLMLTEKKGYELKSKLEALRKVLLTNVPADKLQEFSRTLPLNIELPKEASKGIEKKDWPTYHFADVPVIAGITLLSKFQNDIRNSETMIVEDLLNQVHADDFKFDQLKGFVSLNSKNLMSGQKVEAQIMIGAYSSTVTPEIIVNGAPIDVKDGIGTYSSIVSGLGPKTISGIIRLQGPNGKMIEQPFSETYNVGASATSISADKMNVFYIGLQNPLTITAAGYPAEAINATITDGGSLQKTSAGHYIATVRKSGTVKVNVTATQNGETKSIASQEFRVKYMPDPVLKVGMSKGPSMKAADFKVQQGLRADLENFVFDGVRFDIVRYTMSIDAKGRDMVEETASSPYFPPKLSGSIRSLKPGDFVYFDNISVKGPDGIVRDLPSVTFKIN; encoded by the coding sequence ATGGCACTACCTAAAGATCCCAGGCAGAAGATGATTAACTTCATGTACCTGGTTCTCACGGCGATGCTAGCATTAAACGTATCTGCCGAAATATTAAATGCATTCGATATCGTAAATAATTCTATTTTAACTTCTAATAAAGTAGTTGAAGAAAAAAATGATAGGACCTACAAGATTTTTGCTAAACAATTAGCAGATGATCCCGAAAAGGTAGGGCCTTTCAAAAAGAAAGCGGACAATGTGAAAGTTGCTGCTGATTCAATGTTCAATTACTTGGAAGGGATGAAGTCTGACCTCGTAAGATTAAGTGGTGGTTTGAATGATGAAGGTGAGTTGAAAAATAAGGGCGAACAAAACGTGGTTTCCCAACTAATGCTTACCGAGAAAAAAGGTTATGAACTTAAATCTAAATTAGAAGCCTTACGCAAAGTTTTACTTACAAATGTTCCTGCTGATAAATTACAAGAGTTTAGCAGAACATTACCTTTAAACATAGAGTTGCCTAAAGAGGCTTCTAAAGGAATAGAGAAGAAAGATTGGCCTACTTACCACTTCGCTGATGTACCCGTTATTGCCGGTATCACCTTGTTAAGTAAATTTCAAAATGATATCCGTAACTCTGAAACGATGATCGTGGAAGATTTATTAAACCAAGTACACGCGGATGACTTTAAATTTGACCAGTTGAAAGGGTTTGTTTCCCTGAACTCTAAAAATTTAATGTCTGGTCAGAAAGTTGAAGCACAGATTATGATCGGGGCGTACAGTAGTACAGTTACTCCTGAAATTATCGTAAACGGTGCGCCTATCGATGTGAAAGATGGTATCGGTACTTATTCCAGCATCGTTTCTGGTTTAGGTCCTAAGACCATCTCCGGTATCATTCGCCTGCAAGGTCCGAACGGTAAAATGATCGAACAACCTTTCAGCGAAACATATAATGTAGGCGCTAGTGCAACTTCTATCTCTGCCGATAAAATGAACGTATTCTACATCGGTCTTCAAAACCCGCTAACGATCACAGCCGCAGGTTATCCTGCCGAAGCGATCAATGCAACGATTACCGATGGCGGAAGCTTACAAAAAACAAGCGCAGGTCACTATATCGCTACCGTGAGAAAGTCAGGTACTGTTAAAGTGAACGTTACCGCAACACAGAACGGTGAAACTAAATCGATCGCCTCTCAAGAGTTCCGCGTAAAATACATGCCGGATCCTGTATTGAAAGTAGGTATGTCTAAAGGCCCAAGCATGAAGGCTGCCGACTTTAAAGTACAGCAAGGTTTGAGAGCAGACTTGGAAAACTTCGTATTCGATGGCGTACGTTTCGATATCGTTCGTTACACGATGTCTATCGATGCAAAAGGAAGGGATATGGTAGAGGAAACTGCAAGTTCCCCTTACTTTCCACCCAAGTTATCAGGTTCGATTCGTAGCTTGAAACCGGGTGATTTCGTCTACTTTGATAACATCAGCGTGAAAGGCCCTGATGGCATTGTACGGGATTTACCTTCTGTAACATTTAAGATCAATTAA
- a CDS encoding alkaline phosphatase family protein encodes MKKIFLSLCWACLGYVNVHAQENHVILISIDGLRPEFYKDAGWNMVHLRQAMQNGAYSDGVEGVFPTVTYPSHTTMITGVKPLQHGIYYNTPSEPLGVTGRWNWEYEKIQVPTIFSVAKEKGLVTASVFWPVSVGSPATYNLPEYWYLPKSKGESRVVSKAVAEHTNPPGLYEEVENGAVGQLEEIDFNGDYIGMDENLARISGYLVRKYKPAFLAVHLVTVDHFEHEQGRDGEKVRAAIAGVDRGIKTIIEAVDKAGLTSTTTFIITGDHGFVDIHTSLAPNLLLAKAGLYDSKNANGWKAYFHTAGGSAFLHVKHLKDSATIRKQVLQLLNALPNRERKLFVIKDRAELDKIGADKDAILALAPIPGVVFNTKATGNFSRAAKGGTHGYFPDFKEIETGFVAFGNHIQPGAVIPKMGLVDIAPIISELLHLNMPQGDGMLYPGLLKK; translated from the coding sequence ATGAAAAAAATATTCCTGTCACTTTGCTGGGCTTGCCTCGGCTATGTTAACGTGCACGCACAAGAAAACCACGTTATATTAATTAGTATTGACGGTCTTAGACCGGAGTTTTACAAGGATGCTGGTTGGAATATGGTACACCTCCGCCAAGCAATGCAAAACGGCGCCTATTCTGATGGGGTAGAAGGTGTTTTTCCCACGGTAACTTATCCATCACATACCACGATGATTACCGGGGTAAAACCGCTGCAACACGGTATTTACTACAATACGCCATCGGAGCCGCTAGGGGTAACCGGGAGATGGAACTGGGAATATGAGAAAATCCAGGTGCCTACAATTTTTAGCGTTGCCAAGGAGAAAGGATTAGTTACGGCTTCCGTTTTTTGGCCTGTTTCAGTTGGTTCCCCGGCAACATATAACTTACCTGAGTATTGGTATTTACCTAAATCGAAAGGGGAATCGAGGGTGGTATCAAAAGCGGTTGCAGAGCATACCAACCCCCCGGGCTTATACGAAGAGGTAGAAAACGGCGCTGTGGGGCAGTTAGAAGAAATTGATTTTAATGGGGACTACATCGGTATGGATGAAAACTTAGCCAGGATTAGCGGTTACCTGGTCAGGAAATACAAGCCGGCTTTCCTGGCGGTACACCTTGTTACTGTAGATCATTTCGAGCATGAACAAGGCCGCGACGGTGAAAAGGTACGTGCTGCAATTGCTGGGGTAGATCGCGGTATTAAGACCATTATAGAAGCTGTAGATAAAGCAGGCTTAACAAGTACTACAACTTTTATCATTACCGGCGATCACGGGTTTGTTGATATACATACTTCTTTAGCGCCAAATTTACTATTAGCAAAAGCAGGATTGTACGATTCAAAAAATGCTAACGGTTGGAAAGCATATTTTCATACTGCCGGGGGATCTGCTTTTTTGCATGTTAAGCATTTAAAGGATTCTGCAACCATAAGAAAGCAAGTGCTACAGTTATTAAACGCATTACCCAACCGGGAACGCAAATTATTCGTTATAAAGGATCGCGCGGAACTGGATAAAATCGGCGCAGATAAAGATGCTATCCTAGCATTAGCACCTATTCCCGGCGTTGTTTTTAACACGAAAGCAACCGGGAATTTCAGCAGGGCTGCGAAAGGTGGAACCCATGGCTATTTCCCGGATTTTAAAGAAATAGAGACAGGCTTTGTTGCTTTTGGAAACCACATTCAGCCCGGCGCGGTAATTCCGAAGATGGGTTTAGTAGATATTGCCCCGATTATTTCTGAATTACTTCATTTAAACATGCCCCAGGGAGATGGTATGTTATACCCGGGCCTTTTAAAGAAATAG